The region AACGATCTCCTCGATGACAAATCGAATGAGATCTCTCGTACCTTCCGGTGTTGCGTGCCCGACCGTGTCCGCAACACACAGCCGTCGCGCGCCCCACGCGATGGCGTGCCCGTATAATTCTTTGAGGACTTCCGGCTGCGCTCGGGTCGTATCCTCGGTGACCATCATGACAGGGAGCCCTTCGGCAACCGCGAACGTCACCGCCTGTTCCGTCACCCGAAGCATCTTCGCGAGCGTCCAATCCTCAGCATACTGCCGGATGGGCGAACTTCCGATGAAGGTGCAGGCCTCGATCGGTATCCCGACCTTCTGGCTGATCGCAGCGATGGGCGCAACGTCCGCGACCACCGTTCTTGCCGCGCAATTCGGCCGAATGGACAGACCCGCGTCGACGATCTCTTGGGCTAGCGCGGTCACCGCCTCGACGGCGCGTGGACCGGCACCCGGAAGGCCAATATTCGCCGTGTGGATCCCCAGCTTCTCCATCAAGTGAAGCAACCGGATTTTGTCCTCGATCGACGGGTCCACGACTGACGGGTTTTGAAGGCCGTCTCTCAAGGTCTCGTCGTCGAGTTCTACCCCGCGTACGGTCGACCAATCGAAGGAGGATTCAGTCTCGTTCCAGTCGTGAATGAGTGCTTGCTCGTCCATGCTCCTCGCTTTTGCGACAGTCTGAGTTACGGGTGGCTTTTAACATACTCCGCAGGCCCTCTGGGGTCATGTCGGACAGCCTTCATAGGGGCTTCTCTCCAACCTACACCCACTGGCACAGAGCAGAGCCTCTCGCTCCCTTGGCCTCGAGAGGAATGGAGACAATCCGCAACCAGCCGAATCGTGCCCTGTGATGCAACGAATGGATGAGATCACCGCCCATCGGCGAGTGTCGGAAGCTGTCGCTCGGATTCGCAGCACCGACGAAGCAACGCTGTGTGATCAGATCGAACTCTCGGAGATTCCCGCTCCGCCCTTCGGCGAGTCTATGCGGGCGCAGGCAATGGCCAAG is a window of Longimicrobiales bacterium DNA encoding:
- a CDS encoding LeuA family protein — its product is MDEQALIHDWNETESSFDWSTVRGVELDDETLRDGLQNPSVVDPSIEDKIRLLHLMEKLGIHTANIGLPGAGPRAVEAVTALAQEIVDAGLSIRPNCAARTVVADVAPIAAISQKVGIPIEACTFIGSSPIRQYAEDWTLAKMLRVTEQAVTFAVAEGLPVMMVTEDTTRAQPEVLKELYGHAIAWGARRLCVADTVGHATPEGTRDLIRFVIEEIVEPSGENVTVDWHGHRDRGFGLANTFAAIRAGANRVHGTALGIGERSGNTEMDLLLVNLKLMGLHDGDLTPLAEYCELTARACQVPLVHSYPVFGSDAFRTGTGVHAAAIVKAHAKGDNWLADRIYSAIPASMVGRKQIIEIGPMSGLSNVKYWLREHGHDPEDGELCERIFRAAKQTDHTLTVKEIEALCRTD